Proteins encoded together in one Drosophila albomicans strain 15112-1751.03 chromosome 2R, ASM965048v2, whole genome shotgun sequence window:
- the LOC117574782 gene encoding uncharacterized protein LOC117574782: MKISWRTFPKLFVVLPILHYALSMFTSSESEEHHRKKELEFIAEKDKKIQLVELSSLSQK; encoded by the exons ATGAAGATTAGTTGGCGAACTTTTCCGAAACTTTTCGTAGTTTTGCCAATACTGCATTATGCGCTATCCATGTTTACAAGCTCCGAGTCCGAGGAGCACCATCGCAAAAAGGAATTGG agtTCATTGCagaaaaagacaaaaagaTTCAGTTAGTGGAACTTTCAAGTCTGAGTCAGAAGTGA